In Phocoena phocoena chromosome 11, mPhoPho1.1, whole genome shotgun sequence, one DNA window encodes the following:
- the PDE1B gene encoding dual specificity calcium/calmodulin-dependent 3',5'-cyclic nucleotide phosphodiesterase 1B isoform X2: MASPVPVPRRHLQGPILRLRYMVKQLENGEVNIEELKQNLEYTASLLEAVYINETRQILDTEDELQELRSDAVPSEVRDWLASTFTQQARAKGRRAEEKPKFRSIVHAVQAGIFVERMFRRTYTSVGPTYSTVVLNCLKNLDLWCFDVFSLNRASDDHALRTIVFELLTRHNLISRFKIPTVFLMTFLEALETGYGKYKNPYHNQIHAADVTQTVHCFLLRTGMVHCLSEIEVLAIIFAAAIHDYEHTGTTNSFHIQTKSECAILYNDRSVLENHHISSVFRIMQDDEMNIFINLTKDEFVELRALVIEMVLATDMSCHFQQLKSMKTALQQLERIDKPKALSLLLHAADISHPTKQWSVHSRWTKALMEEFFRQGDKEAELGLPFSPLCDRTSTLVAQSQIGFIDFIVEPTFSVLTDVAEKSVQPMGEEDSKSKTQPSFQWRQPSLDVEVGDPNPDVVSFRSTWTKYIQENKQKWKERAASGVTNQMSIDELSPCEEEAPASPAEDEHNQNGNLD; encoded by the exons ATGGCAAGCCCTGTTCCTGTGCCGAGGCGCCACCTCCAGGGCCCCATCCTCAG GCTGCGCTACATGGTGAAGCAGTTGGAGAATGGGGAGGTAAACATTGAGGAGCTGAAGCAAAACCTGGAGTACACAGCTTCCCTGCTGGAGGCCGTCTACATAAATGAGACGCG GCAAATCTTGGACACGGAGgatgagctgcaggagctgcggTCTGACGCGGTGCCTTCGGAGGTGCGGGACTGGCTGGCCTCCACCTTCACCCAGCAGGCCCGGGCCAAAGGCCGCCGAGCAGAGGAGAAGCCCAAGTTCCGGAGCATCGTGCACGCGGTGCAGGCTGGGATCTTCGTGGAACG GATGTTCCGGAGAACGTACACCTCTGTGGGCCCCACCTATTCCACTGTGGTCCTCAACTGTCTCAAG AACCTGGATCTCTGGTGCTTTGATGTCTTTTCCTTGAACCGGGCATCTGATGACCACGCGCTGAGGACCATTGTTTTTGAGCTGCTGACTCGGCACAACCTCATCAGCCGCTTTAAG ATTCCCACTGTGTTTTTGATGACTTTCCTGGAGGCCTTGGAGACAGGTTATGGGAAGTACAAGAACCCTTACCATAACCAGATCCACGCAGCTGACGTTACACAGACGGTCCATTGCTTCTTGCTCCGCACAGGGATGGTG cACTGCCTGTCGGAGATCGAGGTCCTGGCCATTATCTTTGCTGCAGCCATCCACGACTATGAGCACACCGGCACTACCAACAGCTTCCACATCCAGACCAA GTCAGAATGCGCCATCCTGTACAATGATCGCTCAGTGCTGGAGAATCACCACATCAGCTCTGTTTTCCGAATAATGCAGGACGACGAgatgaacattttcatcaacctcACCAAGGATGAGTTTGT AGAGCTGCGGGCCCTGGTCATCGAGATGGTGTTGGCCACAGACATGTCCTGCCATTTCCAGCAATTGAAGTCCATGAAGACGGCCTTGCAGCAGCTGGAAAG GATTGATAAGCCCAAGGCCCTGTCTCTACTGCTCCATGCTGCTGACATCAGCCACCCAACCAAGCAGTGGTCGGTTCACAGCCGCTGGACCAAGGCCCTCATGGAGGAATTCTTCCGCCAG GGTGacaaagaggcagagctgggcctgcCCTTTTCTCCGCTCTGTGACCGCACTTCCACTCTCGTGGCACAGTCCCAGATTG GTTTCATCGACTTCATCGTGGAACCCACGTTCTCAGTGCTGACTGATGTGGCCGAGAAGAGTGTCCAGCCCATGGGGGAGGAAGACTCCAAGTCTAAAACCCAGCCCAG CTTCCAGTGGCGCCAGCCTTCTCTGGATGTGGAAGTGGGAGATCCCAACCCCGACGTGGTCAGCTTCCGCTCTACCTGGACcaaatacattcaggaaaacaAGCAGAAATGGAAGGAACGGGCGGCAAGTG GCGTCACCAACCAGATGTCCATTGACGAGCTGTCCCCCTGTGAGGAAGAGGCGCCAGCCTCCCCTGCCGAAGATGAACACAACCAGAACGGGAATCTGGACTAG
- the PDE1B gene encoding dual specificity calcium/calmodulin-dependent 3',5'-cyclic nucleotide phosphodiesterase 1B isoform X1, whose protein sequence is MELSPRSPPEMLQSDCPSALELKSAPSKKMWIKLRSLLRYMVKQLENGEVNIEELKQNLEYTASLLEAVYINETRQILDTEDELQELRSDAVPSEVRDWLASTFTQQARAKGRRAEEKPKFRSIVHAVQAGIFVERMFRRTYTSVGPTYSTVVLNCLKNLDLWCFDVFSLNRASDDHALRTIVFELLTRHNLISRFKIPTVFLMTFLEALETGYGKYKNPYHNQIHAADVTQTVHCFLLRTGMVHCLSEIEVLAIIFAAAIHDYEHTGTTNSFHIQTKSECAILYNDRSVLENHHISSVFRIMQDDEMNIFINLTKDEFVELRALVIEMVLATDMSCHFQQLKSMKTALQQLERIDKPKALSLLLHAADISHPTKQWSVHSRWTKALMEEFFRQGDKEAELGLPFSPLCDRTSTLVAQSQIGFIDFIVEPTFSVLTDVAEKSVQPMGEEDSKSKTQPSFQWRQPSLDVEVGDPNPDVVSFRSTWTKYIQENKQKWKERAASGVTNQMSIDELSPCEEEAPASPAEDEHNQNGNLD, encoded by the exons GCTGCGCTACATGGTGAAGCAGTTGGAGAATGGGGAGGTAAACATTGAGGAGCTGAAGCAAAACCTGGAGTACACAGCTTCCCTGCTGGAGGCCGTCTACATAAATGAGACGCG GCAAATCTTGGACACGGAGgatgagctgcaggagctgcggTCTGACGCGGTGCCTTCGGAGGTGCGGGACTGGCTGGCCTCCACCTTCACCCAGCAGGCCCGGGCCAAAGGCCGCCGAGCAGAGGAGAAGCCCAAGTTCCGGAGCATCGTGCACGCGGTGCAGGCTGGGATCTTCGTGGAACG GATGTTCCGGAGAACGTACACCTCTGTGGGCCCCACCTATTCCACTGTGGTCCTCAACTGTCTCAAG AACCTGGATCTCTGGTGCTTTGATGTCTTTTCCTTGAACCGGGCATCTGATGACCACGCGCTGAGGACCATTGTTTTTGAGCTGCTGACTCGGCACAACCTCATCAGCCGCTTTAAG ATTCCCACTGTGTTTTTGATGACTTTCCTGGAGGCCTTGGAGACAGGTTATGGGAAGTACAAGAACCCTTACCATAACCAGATCCACGCAGCTGACGTTACACAGACGGTCCATTGCTTCTTGCTCCGCACAGGGATGGTG cACTGCCTGTCGGAGATCGAGGTCCTGGCCATTATCTTTGCTGCAGCCATCCACGACTATGAGCACACCGGCACTACCAACAGCTTCCACATCCAGACCAA GTCAGAATGCGCCATCCTGTACAATGATCGCTCAGTGCTGGAGAATCACCACATCAGCTCTGTTTTCCGAATAATGCAGGACGACGAgatgaacattttcatcaacctcACCAAGGATGAGTTTGT AGAGCTGCGGGCCCTGGTCATCGAGATGGTGTTGGCCACAGACATGTCCTGCCATTTCCAGCAATTGAAGTCCATGAAGACGGCCTTGCAGCAGCTGGAAAG GATTGATAAGCCCAAGGCCCTGTCTCTACTGCTCCATGCTGCTGACATCAGCCACCCAACCAAGCAGTGGTCGGTTCACAGCCGCTGGACCAAGGCCCTCATGGAGGAATTCTTCCGCCAG GGTGacaaagaggcagagctgggcctgcCCTTTTCTCCGCTCTGTGACCGCACTTCCACTCTCGTGGCACAGTCCCAGATTG GTTTCATCGACTTCATCGTGGAACCCACGTTCTCAGTGCTGACTGATGTGGCCGAGAAGAGTGTCCAGCCCATGGGGGAGGAAGACTCCAAGTCTAAAACCCAGCCCAG CTTCCAGTGGCGCCAGCCTTCTCTGGATGTGGAAGTGGGAGATCCCAACCCCGACGTGGTCAGCTTCCGCTCTACCTGGACcaaatacattcaggaaaacaAGCAGAAATGGAAGGAACGGGCGGCAAGTG GCGTCACCAACCAGATGTCCATTGACGAGCTGTCCCCCTGTGAGGAAGAGGCGCCAGCCTCCCCTGCCGAAGATGAACACAACCAGAACGGGAATCTGGACTAG